Proteins from a single region of Callithrix jacchus isolate 240 chromosome 12, calJac240_pri, whole genome shotgun sequence:
- the LOC144578553 gene encoding LOW QUALITY PROTEIN: zinc finger protein 57 homolog (The sequence of the model RefSeq protein was modified relative to this genomic sequence to represent the inferred CDS: inserted 1 base in 1 codon) — MSETFKNLASVARMFLHKPELITKLEHQEKQWRVFLQLPNTEGLSEGKKKELREQDQSXDEGTSEDKVFLTCRGALSAPAGCMDRTRVLQASRGGPPFFATPVASGSRRSYLCSHQFVHNSKRTNSCSQCGKLFRSPRSLSYHRHMHLGERPFCCTLCDKTYCDASGLSRHRRVHLGYRPHSCSMCGKSFRDQSELKRHQRTHQNQEPVDGNQEYTLRTPGTPAEFRTPITRSQRSTQGLVDMDHAPGARSQESIFRTEGPMVQNQPSVLKNQVPVTRTQASIPGTPCQDDRSNSYPVKPSRLNVFSCPHCPLTFSKKSYLSSHQKTHLTEPPNYCFHCSKSFSSFSKLVRHQQQTHWKQKSYRCPICDLCFREKEGLMGHWRDSKGKELCPDSHGKCRVILGQWLRFSHDALTVAGEERKHGGDGSPPRIHTPRRRGLTEKACKGDKTKEAVSILKHK, encoded by the exons ATGTCGGAAACCTTTAAGAACCTAGCATCTGTGG CCAGAATGTTTCTGCATAAGCCAGAGCTAATCACCAAGCTTGAGCACCAAGAGAAACAGTGGAGAGTGTTTCTCCAGCTCCCAAACACAGAAGGCCTTTCAGAAGGCAAGAAGAAAGAGCTTCGAGAACAAGATCAGT GAGATGAAGGAACTAGTGAGGACAAGGTCTTCCTCACATGCAGAGGGGCCCTCTCTGCCCCAGCTGGGTGTATGGACAGGACCCGGGTGCTTCAAGCATCACGGGGTGGGCCACCTTTTTTTGCCACACCTGTGGCAAGTGGCAGTAGGCGCTCCTACCTCTGCAGCCACCAGTTTGTTCACAATTCCAAGCGGACTAATAGCTGCAGCCAGTGTGGGAAGCTGTTTCGGAGTCCCAGGTCCCTCAGCTATCACAGACACATGCATCTTGGGGAGAGGCCCTTCTGTTGCACGCTCTGTGACAAGACCTACTGTGATGCTTCTGGTCTAAGTCGTCACCGCCGCGTCCATCTGGGTTACCGTCCCCATTCATGTTCCATGTGTGGGAAGAGCTTCCGCGACCAGTCTGAGCTCAAACGCCACCAGAGGACACACCAAAACCAGGAGCCAGTGGATGGAAACCAAGAGTATACTTTGAGGACTCCAGGCACCCCTGCTGAATTCCGGACACCCATCACCAGAAGCCAGAGGTCCACCCAGGGGCTTGTGGACATGGACCATGCACCAGGGGCCAGGTCCCAGGAATCCATATTTAGAACTGAGGGTCCTATGGTCCAGAACCAGCCATCTGTACTTAAGAACCAAGTGCCTGTGACCAGGACCCAGGCATCAATCCCTGGAACCCCTTGTCAGGATGACAGATCCAATTCTTATCCAGTGAAGCCCTCAAGACTCAATGTCTTCTCTTGCCCCCATTGTCCTTTGACTTTTAGCAAGAAATCCTATCTCTCCAGCCACCAGAAGACCCACCTCACAGAGCCACCCAACTACTGCTTCCATTGCAGCAAGTCTTTCAGCTCATTTTCCAAGCTGGTCAGACACCAGCAGCAGACCCACTGGAAGCAGAAGAGCTACCGTTGCCCTATCTGCGACCTCTGCTTTAGGGAGAAAGAGGGCCTTATGGGTCACTGGAGGGACTCTAAAGGCAAGGAACTGTGCCCAGACAGCCACGGTAAATGCCGGGTGATCCTGGGCCAGTGGCTTCGCTTCTCTCATGATGCCCTCACTGTGGCTGGGGAAGAACGGAAGCATGGAGGTGATGGGTCTCCCCCCAGGATCCACACCCCCAGGAGAAGAGGCCTAACGGAGAAGGCATGCAAAGGAGACAAAACAAAGGAGGCAGTGAGCattttgaaacataaataa
- the LOC100398999 gene encoding LOW QUALITY PROTEIN: zinc finger protein 57 homolog (The sequence of the model RefSeq protein was modified relative to this genomic sequence to represent the inferred CDS: inserted 1 base in 1 codon), with the protein MSETFKNLASVARMFLHKPELITKLEHQEKQWRVFLQLPNTEGLSEGKKKELREQDQSXDEGTSEDKVFLACRGALSAPAGCMDRTRVLQASRGGPPFFATPAASGSRRSYLCSHQFVHNSKRTNSCSQCGKLFRSPRSLSYHRHMHLGERPFCCTLCDKTYCDASGLSRHRRVHLGYRPHSCSMCGKSFRDQSELKRHQRTHQNQEPVDGNQEYTLRTPGTPAEFRTPITRSQRSTQGLVDMDHAPGARSQESIFRTEGPMVQNQPSVLKNQVPVTRTQASIPGTPCQDDRSNSYPVKPSRLNVFSCPHCPLTFSKKSYLSSHQKTHLTEPPNYCFHCSKSFSSFSKLVRHQQQTHWKQKSYRCPICDLCFREKEGLMGHWRGSKGKELCPDSHGKCRVILGQWLGFSHDALTVAGEERKHGGDGSPPRIHTPRRRGLTEKACKGDKTKEAVSILKHK; encoded by the exons ATGTCGGAAACCTTTAAGAACCTAGCATCTGTGG CCAGAATGTTTCTGCATAAGCCAGAGCTAATCACCAAGCTTGAGCACCAAGAGAAACAGTGGAGAGTGTTTCTCCAGCTCCCAAACACAGAAGGCCTTTCAGAAGGCAAGAAGAAAGAGCTTCGAGAACAAGATCAGT GAGATGAAGGAACTAGTGAGGACAAGGTCTTCCTCGCCTGCAGAGGGGCCCTCTCTGCCCCAGCTGGGTGTATGGACAGGACCCGGGTGCTTCAAGCATCACGGGGTGGGCCACCTTTTTTTGCCACACCTGCGGCAAGTGGCAGTAGGCGCTCCTACCTCTGCAGCCACCAGTTTGTTCACAATTCCAAGCGGACTAATAGCTGCAGCCAGTGTGGGAAGCTGTTTCGGAGTCCCAGGTCCCTCAGCTATCACAGACACATGCATCTTGGGGAGAGGCCCTTCTGTTGCACGCTCTGTGACAAGACCTACTGTGATGCTTCTGGTCTAAGTCGTCACCGCCGCGTCCATCTGGGTTACCGTCCCCATTCATGTTCCATGTGTGGGAAGAGCTTCCGCGACCAGTCTGAGCTCAAACGCCACCAGAGGACACACCAAAACCAGGAGCCAGTGGATGGAAACCAAGAGTATACTTTGAGGACTCCAGGCACCCCTGCTGAATTCCGGACACCCATCACCAGAAGCCAGAGGTCCACCCAGGGGCTTGTGGACATGGACCATGCACCAGGGGCCAGGTCCCAGGAATCCATATTTAGAACTGAGGGTCCTATGGTCCAGAACCAGCCATCTGTACTTAAGAACCAAGTGCCTGTGACCAGGACCCAGGCATCAATCCCTGGAACCCCTTGTCAGGATGACAGATCCAATTCTTATCCAGTGAAGCCCTCAAGACTCAATGTCTTCTCTTGCCCCCATTGTCCTTTGACTTTTAGCAAGAAATCCTATCTCTCCAGCCACCAGAAGACCCACCTCACAGAGCCACCCAACTACTGCTTCCATTGCAGCAAGTCTTTCAGCTCATTTTCCAAGCTGGTCAGACACCAGCAGCAGACCCACTGGAAGCAGAAGAGCTACCGTTGCCCTATCTGCGACCTCTGCTTTAGGGAGAAAGAGGGCCTTATGGGTCACTGGAGGGGCTCTAAAGGCAAGGAACTGTGCCCAGACAGCCACGGTAAATGCCGGGTGATCCTGGGCCAGTGGCTTGGCTTCTCTCATGATGCCCTCACTGTGGCTGGGGAAGAACGGAAGCATGGAGGTGATGGGTCTCCCCCCAGGATCCACACCCCCAGGAGAAGAGGCCTAACGGAGAAGGCATGCAAAGGAGACAAAACAAAGGAGGCAGTGAGCattttgaaacataaataa